Proteins co-encoded in one Bacteroidales bacterium WCE2004 genomic window:
- a CDS encoding succinogenes major domain (Fib_succ_major) → MRVHSIIYCLLGLALLPVLAACVKEAPFSGGMDRPTVPVTLSLSIAPEEAATKADHEPDAEGYDTDAAVKTLLVLQFEWQDAVNRDAALLISQQFVEYGDAVALVASDARNTVFVVANTWGKAPVAIGTPLGTFLAGQNYNQLTGLDELTGKGIWYSPNGGADRYLRMSGCLELPDGVSAGAVGPFTLRRNCAKVVIHVRNTSAEPDKVTIDKVQLCDVNRRYYYVMNYPGFSDPYSRVIPCRYDEAEQDFPAAYNGSGDTQTYTYYVPVNLRGTVANATQREKNAHAVQGATRFCIYATCGAPARNLTYTYYLGANLTSDYNLEPNKKYEYTIDINGKGDPATDSRIEDADEIRFTVDANSYMLKPPSRSGTSTVFSVPVRRAAVFWNQPGTNMGVFGAATTEEYELLEDTAWEAFIVWNEVKDGEGHPVPDSELLAGSHDDGNGSFVAAGRGFDPSGTADPFIRIRVRSDMRGNALVAIRKTSSPTLNDILWSWHLWITDYDPYVQWTRESGTYVYAVPGGQIHRYADKAGTPLWATDAYADAFMMDRNLGARVAVPASESDASSAFGYYYQFGRKDPFPADGTITSIGADMTGAPGEGTIKRNIRYSIHHPETFINGGSNNWTTYETEGAILGHQNAYWNDPRTEAHSDDPSEAAFDYCEAGKSVYDPCPYGWRVPALKVWYGFTTATVHWETAPVKALYYYPEGYDPSAPKGSLFFPSAGFRRSSRQDSGSNGYYWTDDPGSAAYARGLRFYASGGMTLSSIGVSNYYRSCGYPVRCIRLRDSRPF, encoded by the coding sequence ATGAGAGTACATAGCATCATATACTGTCTCCTAGGGCTGGCACTGCTGCCGGTCCTGGCCGCGTGCGTCAAGGAAGCGCCCTTCTCCGGCGGCATGGACCGCCCGACCGTGCCCGTGACGCTTTCGCTTTCCATCGCGCCGGAGGAGGCGGCCACCAAGGCCGACCATGAGCCGGACGCCGAAGGATACGACACGGACGCCGCGGTCAAGACGCTCCTCGTCCTGCAGTTCGAGTGGCAGGACGCCGTCAACCGGGATGCCGCGCTGCTGATCAGCCAGCAGTTCGTAGAGTACGGCGATGCCGTCGCGCTGGTGGCTTCCGATGCGCGGAATACGGTGTTCGTCGTCGCCAACACGTGGGGCAAGGCCCCCGTTGCCATCGGTACCCCGCTGGGCACTTTCCTCGCGGGACAGAACTACAACCAGCTCACCGGCCTGGACGAGCTGACGGGGAAGGGCATCTGGTACAGCCCCAACGGCGGCGCGGACCGCTATCTGCGGATGAGCGGCTGCCTGGAGCTGCCCGACGGCGTGTCCGCCGGGGCCGTCGGGCCTTTCACCCTCCGCCGCAATTGCGCCAAGGTGGTGATCCATGTGCGGAACACCTCCGCCGAGCCGGACAAGGTGACCATCGACAAAGTCCAGCTGTGCGACGTCAACCGGAGATACTACTACGTCATGAATTATCCCGGATTCTCGGATCCGTATTCCCGTGTCATTCCCTGCCGCTATGACGAAGCCGAGCAGGACTTCCCCGCCGCGTACAACGGAAGCGGCGATACGCAGACCTATACGTACTACGTCCCCGTCAACCTGCGCGGGACGGTCGCGAATGCGACGCAGCGCGAGAAGAACGCCCATGCGGTGCAGGGTGCGACGCGCTTCTGCATCTATGCGACCTGCGGGGCGCCCGCGCGGAACCTCACTTATACTTACTATCTGGGCGCCAACCTCACCTCGGACTACAACCTCGAGCCCAACAAGAAATACGAGTACACCATCGATATCAACGGAAAGGGCGATCCGGCCACGGATTCGCGGATCGAGGACGCGGACGAGATCCGCTTCACCGTGGACGCCAACAGCTATATGCTGAAGCCGCCATCCCGGTCCGGGACATCGACCGTTTTCTCCGTCCCGGTGCGCCGGGCGGCGGTGTTCTGGAACCAGCCGGGCACGAACATGGGCGTGTTCGGCGCCGCCACGACGGAGGAATATGAACTGCTGGAGGATACGGCCTGGGAGGCTTTCATTGTCTGGAATGAAGTCAAGGACGGGGAAGGACATCCCGTGCCTGACAGCGAGCTGCTGGCCGGCTCCCACGACGACGGGAACGGCAGTTTTGTCGCCGCCGGCCGGGGCTTCGATCCGTCCGGCACCGCGGACCCGTTCATCCGGATCCGGGTGCGGTCCGACATGCGCGGGAATGCCCTGGTGGCCATCCGGAAGACTTCGTCCCCGACGCTGAACGACATCCTGTGGAGCTGGCATCTGTGGATCACGGACTACGATCCGTATGTGCAGTGGACCCGGGAGTCCGGGACGTATGTCTATGCCGTTCCCGGCGGGCAGATCCACCGCTATGCGGACAAGGCGGGGACGCCGCTTTGGGCTACCGACGCATACGCGGACGCCTTTATGATGGACCGCAACCTTGGGGCGCGGGTCGCGGTTCCGGCCAGCGAAAGCGACGCCTCGTCCGCGTTCGGATACTACTACCAGTTCGGCCGCAAGGACCCGTTCCCGGCGGACGGCACCATCACCAGCATCGGGGCCGACATGACCGGAGCGCCTGGAGAAGGCACCATCAAGCGGAATATCCGCTACAGCATCCATCATCCGGAGACTTTCATCAACGGCGGCAGCAACAACTGGACGACGTATGAGACCGAGGGTGCCATCCTGGGCCACCAGAACGCTTATTGGAACGATCCAAGAACGGAGGCGCACAGCGACGATCCGTCGGAAGCCGCCTTCGATTATTGCGAAGCCGGCAAGTCCGTCTATGATCCTTGCCCGTATGGCTGGCGGGTTCCCGCGTTGAAGGTGTGGTACGGCTTCACCACAGCCACGGTCCATTGGGAGACCGCCCCCGTCAAGGCGCTGTACTATTATCCCGAAGGCTATGACCCGTCGGCCCCGAAAGGAAGCCTCTTCTTCCCGAGCGCCGGCTTCCGGAGATCGTCCCGGCAGGATTCGGGCAGCAATGGCTACTACTGGACGGATGATCCAGGCAGTGCGGCGTATGCCAGGGGGTTACGCTTCTATGCTTCGGGCGGCATGACCCTGTCCAGCATCGGCGTGAGCAACTATTACCGTTCGTGCGGCTACCCCGTGCGCTGCATCCGCCTCCGCGACAGCCGTCCCTTCTGA
- a CDS encoding indole-3-glycerol phosphate synthase, with the protein MDILEQIIATKRQELAGERKRSLRAALLASPSGIIAEFKRKSPSKGWIHADAVPEEVVPAYAKAGAAALSVLTDEQYFGGSLDFIRRVRPLVDIPILRKDFIIDPRQLADARGAGADAVLLIAACLTREACAALTAEAHRLGLEVLLEIHSPEELDYITPEVDVVGVNNRHLGTFVTDVRTSFEMAPLLAPRPDSTTPTHEAGPVLVSESGISDPATVRALREAGFRGFLMGENFMKQSDPGAALAEFLRAL; encoded by the coding sequence ATGGACATCCTCGAACAGATCATCGCCACCAAGCGGCAGGAGCTCGCCGGCGAGCGGAAACGCTCCCTGCGGGCGGCGCTGCTCGCCTCTCCGTCCGGCATCATCGCGGAGTTCAAGCGGAAGTCCCCCTCCAAGGGCTGGATCCACGCGGACGCGGTCCCGGAGGAAGTCGTCCCCGCTTACGCGAAAGCCGGCGCCGCCGCGCTGAGCGTCCTCACGGACGAGCAGTATTTCGGCGGAAGCCTCGATTTCATCCGCCGCGTGCGGCCGCTGGTGGACATTCCCATCCTGCGGAAGGACTTCATCATCGACCCCCGGCAGCTCGCCGACGCGCGGGGAGCGGGCGCCGACGCGGTACTGCTGATCGCGGCGTGCCTTACGCGCGAGGCCTGCGCCGCGCTGACCGCGGAGGCCCACCGGCTCGGCCTGGAGGTCCTGCTGGAGATACACAGCCCGGAGGAGCTGGACTACATCACGCCCGAGGTCGACGTGGTCGGCGTCAACAACCGCCACCTCGGCACCTTCGTCACCGATGTCCGGACGTCGTTCGAGATGGCCCCGCTTCTGGCCCCGCGGCCGGACAGCACAACGCCCACGCACGAAGCGGGGCCCGTACTCGTGTCGGAGAGCGGCATCAGCGACCCGGCGACAGTGCGGGCGCTGCGCGAAGCGGGCTTCCGCGGCTTCCTGATGGGCGAGAATTTCATGAAACAAAGCGACCCGGGCGCCGCCCTGGCTGAATTCCTGCGCGCCTTATGA
- a CDS encoding anthranilate phosphoribosyltransferase: MKAYLNQLIEGESLSREQAHDILLGITHESFNDSQIAALLMAIQTRGVTVDELLGFRDGLLETGKHIDLDGYNTLDIVGTGGDGKNTFNISTCSAFVVAGAGYKVTKHGNGASTSVSGASTVLERHGAKFSADPDVLRRSLDEAGICYFHAPLFAYGMKFVGPVRRALGVPTCFNLLGPLVNPCQPRNSLHGTATQAQQRLYVRAHQKIGDNYGVVTSYDGYDEISLTSGFKLVTPSFEKVFTPKDMGLNYVEPKDIYGGQTPEEACRIFDAVLEGTATEAQKSVILANAACGLSVIDRNLSVEESIAICRESLDSGKALGSFQRFLAINS; the protein is encoded by the coding sequence ATGAAAGCGTATCTGAACCAGCTCATCGAAGGAGAGAGCCTCTCCCGCGAGCAAGCCCACGACATCCTGCTGGGCATCACCCACGAATCTTTCAACGACAGCCAGATCGCAGCCCTGCTGATGGCCATCCAGACCCGCGGCGTGACCGTGGACGAGCTCCTCGGCTTCCGTGACGGCCTGCTGGAGACCGGCAAGCACATCGACCTGGACGGCTACAACACCCTGGACATCGTGGGCACGGGCGGAGACGGCAAGAACACCTTCAACATCTCCACCTGCTCGGCGTTCGTCGTCGCCGGCGCGGGCTACAAGGTGACCAAGCACGGCAACGGCGCCAGCACCTCCGTGAGTGGAGCCAGCACCGTCCTGGAGCGGCACGGCGCCAAGTTCAGCGCCGACCCGGACGTCCTGCGCCGCTCGCTCGACGAGGCGGGCATCTGCTATTTCCACGCACCGCTCTTCGCCTACGGCATGAAGTTCGTCGGGCCCGTGCGCCGCGCGCTCGGCGTGCCGACCTGTTTCAACCTGCTGGGCCCGCTGGTCAATCCCTGCCAGCCGAGGAACTCGCTGCACGGCACGGCCACGCAGGCGCAGCAGCGCCTCTACGTCCGCGCGCACCAGAAGATCGGCGACAACTACGGCGTGGTCACGAGCTACGACGGCTACGACGAGATCTCGCTGACCTCCGGCTTCAAGCTTGTGACCCCGAGCTTCGAGAAGGTGTTCACGCCCAAGGACATGGGCCTCAACTACGTGGAGCCGAAAGACATCTACGGCGGACAGACGCCCGAAGAGGCCTGCCGCATCTTCGACGCCGTCCTGGAAGGCACGGCCACGGAGGCGCAGAAGAGCGTCATCCTGGCCAACGCCGCCTGCGGCCTCTCGGTCATCGACCGCAACCTTTCCGTCGAGGAGTCCATCGCCATCTGCCGCGAGTCGCTGGACAGCGGCAAGGCGCTCGGCTCCTTCCAGCGTTTCCTTGCCATCAACAGCTAG
- a CDS encoding phosphoribosylanthranilate isomerase — MINNKLVKVCGMTEGENIRAVEALGVDLIGFIFYPGSPRFVREVPSYLPAKAGRVGVFVDATREEILRRHDTYRFDYIQLHGSESPEFCAQLRERDGLRVIKAFGIAEESVRNTVAGYEGACDLFLFDTRTPGHGGSGKRFDWSIMDDYEEKTRFLLSGGLGLDTVETLHDFIYPFLAGFDLNSRFETAPGIKDPDLLEVFLENLQR, encoded by the coding sequence ATGATCAACAACAAACTCGTCAAAGTGTGCGGCATGACCGAAGGGGAGAACATCCGCGCCGTGGAGGCCCTCGGCGTGGACCTCATCGGCTTCATCTTCTACCCCGGCTCGCCCCGCTTCGTGCGCGAAGTCCCCTCCTACCTGCCCGCGAAAGCGGGCCGCGTGGGCGTGTTCGTGGACGCGACACGCGAGGAGATCCTCCGCCGCCACGACACCTACCGCTTCGACTACATCCAGCTCCACGGCTCCGAGAGTCCTGAGTTCTGCGCGCAGCTGCGCGAACGCGACGGTCTGCGCGTCATCAAGGCCTTCGGCATCGCCGAAGAGAGCGTGCGCAACACCGTCGCCGGCTACGAAGGCGCCTGCGACCTGTTCCTCTTCGACACCCGCACCCCGGGCCACGGCGGCAGCGGCAAGCGCTTCGACTGGTCCATCATGGACGACTATGAGGAGAAGACGCGCTTCCTGCTCAGCGGCGGCCTAGGCCTGGACACCGTGGAGACGCTCCACGACTTCATCTATCCGTTCCTCGCGGGCTTCGACCTCAACAGCCGCTTCGAGACCGCCCCGGGCATCAAGGACCCGGACCTGCTGGAAGTATTCCTTGAAAACCTTCAAAGATAA
- a CDS encoding signal peptidase I, translated as MHGKTSRKHPLIKWLLVLLIGLPVVHYAGRVFVVDRFGISGVSMAPTLTAGQKVWVNKLLMGPRIYTKFDFSGGDLKCVRLPGMRKLRVGDVAVFNCPYGQEGDSIAFRINYVYCKRCWGVPGDTVLIVDGRLVGSWNIQNRFWHEHRADELVDILASIVPEKVSVRAGNFAGEEERWTLRDFGPIVVPKRGMTVALDSTVLRRYGQVIDWERRCAGSASEEVAGSTYTFRQDWYFFVGDNFLNSWDSRHFGFVPADFVVGIVPNK; from the coding sequence ATGCACGGTAAAACGTCGCGGAAGCATCCGTTGATTAAGTGGCTGTTGGTCTTGTTGATCGGCTTGCCTGTCGTGCATTATGCCGGACGGGTGTTCGTCGTTGATCGCTTTGGCATTTCCGGCGTCTCGATGGCGCCGACGCTGACCGCTGGGCAGAAGGTCTGGGTGAACAAGTTGCTGATGGGGCCTCGTATCTATACGAAGTTTGATTTCAGCGGCGGAGATTTGAAGTGCGTCCGTCTGCCGGGCATGCGCAAGCTCCGTGTCGGAGACGTGGCGGTGTTCAACTGCCCGTATGGCCAGGAAGGCGACAGCATCGCTTTTAGGATTAACTACGTCTATTGCAAGCGTTGCTGGGGTGTGCCTGGCGATACGGTGTTGATTGTCGATGGTCGGCTTGTGGGTAGTTGGAATATTCAGAACCGCTTCTGGCATGAGCATAGAGCCGACGAGTTAGTGGATATCCTGGCTTCTATCGTTCCGGAAAAGGTTTCTGTCCGGGCGGGAAATTTCGCTGGGGAGGAGGAACGTTGGACGCTGAGGGACTTCGGTCCCATCGTGGTGCCAAAACGCGGGATGACGGTCGCGCTGGACAGTACCGTCCTGCGGCGTTATGGCCAGGTGATCGACTGGGAACGTCGCTGTGCTGGAAGCGCTTCGGAAGAGGTCGCTGGCAGTACTTATACTTTCCGGCAGGACTGGTATTTCTTTGTCGGAGACAACTTCTTGAACAGTTGGGACAGCCGCCATTTCGGCTTCGTCCCGGCCGACTTCGTCGTCGGGATAGTTCCAAATAAGTAA
- a CDS encoding tryptophan synthase, beta chain has translation MNSYLVDQEGYYGEFGGAYVPEILHQCVENLQKAYLPILESADFQQEYHALLRDYVGRPSPLYLAKRLSERYGATIYLKREDLNHTGAHKINNTVGQILLARRMGKRRIIAETGAGQHGVATATVCALMDMECIVYMGETDVQRQHVNVEKMKMLGATVVPVKSGNKTLKDATNEAIRDWCCHPSDTFYIIGSTVGPHPYPDLVARLQSIISKEIKGQLQEHAGRDYPDYLMACVGGGSNAAGTIYHYIDDPRVKIVLAEAGGLGVDSGKTAATIALGQVGILHGAKSYVIQSPDGQIEEPYSISAGLDYPGIGPMHANLAAKGRARVIPVNDDEAVAAAYELTRLEGIIPALESAHALGALSKMQFRPEDVVVLTVSGRGDKDMETYLNYYRK, from the coding sequence ATGAACAGTTATTTAGTAGACCAAGAAGGTTATTATGGCGAATTCGGCGGCGCTTATGTCCCCGAAATCCTGCACCAATGTGTCGAGAACCTGCAGAAGGCGTATCTCCCCATCCTGGAGAGCGCCGACTTCCAGCAGGAGTATCATGCCCTGCTGCGCGACTACGTCGGCCGCCCGAGCCCGCTCTACCTGGCCAAGCGCCTGTCGGAGCGCTACGGCGCCACGATCTATCTCAAGCGCGAGGACCTCAACCACACGGGCGCCCACAAGATCAACAACACCGTCGGCCAGATCCTCCTGGCCCGCCGGATGGGCAAGCGGCGCATCATCGCCGAGACGGGCGCGGGCCAGCACGGCGTGGCCACGGCCACCGTCTGCGCCCTGATGGACATGGAATGCATCGTCTACATGGGAGAGACCGACGTGCAGCGCCAGCACGTCAACGTGGAGAAGATGAAGATGCTCGGCGCCACGGTCGTGCCCGTCAAATCCGGCAACAAGACCCTCAAGGACGCCACCAACGAGGCCATCCGCGACTGGTGCTGCCATCCTTCGGACACGTTCTACATCATCGGCTCCACCGTCGGCCCGCACCCCTATCCCGACCTGGTGGCCCGCCTGCAGTCCATCATCAGCAAAGAAATCAAGGGCCAGCTGCAGGAGCACGCCGGCCGCGACTACCCCGACTACCTGATGGCCTGCGTGGGCGGCGGCTCCAATGCCGCAGGCACCATCTACCACTACATCGACGACCCGCGCGTGAAGATCGTCCTCGCGGAAGCGGGCGGTCTGGGCGTGGACAGCGGCAAGACCGCCGCCACCATCGCCCTCGGGCAGGTGGGCATCCTGCACGGCGCCAAGAGCTACGTGATCCAGAGCCCGGACGGGCAGATCGAGGAGCCGTACTCCATCAGCGCTGGCCTGGACTACCCGGGCATCGGCCCGATGCACGCCAACCTGGCGGCGAAAGGGCGCGCCCGGGTCATCCCCGTCAACGACGACGAGGCCGTGGCCGCCGCCTACGAGCTCACGCGCCTGGAGGGCATCATCCCCGCGCTGGAGAGCGCCCATGCGCTCGGCGCGCTGTCCAAGATGCAGTTCCGCCCGGAAGACGTGGTCGTGCTGACCGTCTCCGGCCGCGGCGACAAAGATATGGAAACCTACCTCAACTACTACCGGAAATGA
- a CDS encoding tryptophan synthase, alpha chain has protein sequence MNRIDRLFSGRPERLLSIYFCAGAPTLDGTADVIRTLAREGVDMIEIGIPFSDPIADGPVIQGAASQALRNGMTVERLFTQLEGIRKDVDIPLILMGYLNPVAHYGFEAFCKRCQEVGVDGLILPDLPFKDYLESYKDVAERYGLHTIMLITPETSEERVRLIDAHTAGFIYMVSSAATTGAQQDFDAQKQAYFQKIDAMKLRLPRMVGFGISNKQTFDAACASAAGGIIGSRFVTLLDQAGGDARSAIRQLKADIGLLAED, from the coding sequence ATGAACCGTATAGACAGACTTTTCAGCGGCAGGCCCGAGCGCCTGCTCTCCATCTACTTCTGCGCCGGCGCCCCCACCCTCGACGGCACGGCGGACGTCATCCGGACCCTGGCCCGCGAAGGCGTGGACATGATCGAGATCGGCATCCCCTTCAGCGACCCGATCGCCGACGGCCCCGTGATCCAGGGCGCCGCCAGCCAGGCCCTGCGCAACGGCATGACCGTCGAGCGCCTCTTCACGCAGCTGGAAGGCATCCGCAAGGATGTGGACATCCCCCTCATCCTGATGGGCTACCTCAACCCCGTCGCCCACTACGGCTTCGAGGCCTTCTGCAAGCGCTGCCAGGAGGTGGGCGTGGACGGGCTCATCCTGCCCGACCTCCCCTTCAAGGACTATCTGGAGAGCTACAAAGACGTCGCCGAACGCTACGGGCTGCATACCATCATGCTCATCACCCCGGAGACCTCCGAGGAGCGCGTGCGCCTGATCGACGCCCACACCGCCGGCTTCATCTACATGGTCTCGTCCGCCGCCACCACGGGCGCGCAGCAGGACTTCGACGCCCAGAAGCAGGCGTACTTCCAGAAGATCGACGCGATGAAGCTGCGCCTGCCGCGCATGGTCGGCTTCGGCATCAGCAACAAGCAGACCTTCGACGCCGCCTGCGCCTCCGCGGCCGGTGGCATCATCGGCAGCCGCTTCGTCACCCTGCTCGACCAGGCGGGCGGCGACGCCCGGTCCGCCATCCGCCAGCTCAAGGCCGATATCGGTCTATTGGCAGAAGATTAG
- a CDS encoding TolB-like 6-blade propeller-like, protein MSRFLPVIILVSFLVSNCSLRQVDDEYLASLPEYRCSLSPEDSLDLDQFDLRLPSSLIKYDQWIVVALSQARYNLAAIDLNTKSKMDLIAVGRGPGEMLSGGNLHLNGTEAVLTESNDLTTVSLDMAEFEVGTIPQIDTVGVFKTVKNAYYLIRQVNGGFVSPVPFYNTFGGDAWYSLWDVDGYVGNSIPRPRVPGFEKASPSTIASFYGSDLIAVHPDKDRVCVSLVGMAAVSFSRVIDRELKEIKRLEYNEPLLDFDGEEAFIPMRDDRTCFTGITSDREYVYLLYSGRKWTMDPDEIPSYEANHLVVYDWDGNYVARFYLSRNVLGIFVDEGKLYCLSQFPSNKLFIYSVPELS, encoded by the coding sequence ATGAGCAGATTCCTTCCTGTTATCATTCTCGTTTCATTCTTGGTTTCCAACTGTTCGTTGCGCCAGGTAGACGACGAATATCTTGCATCTTTGCCTGAGTATCGGTGCTCTCTATCTCCAGAGGATTCTTTGGATCTTGATCAATTTGATCTTCGTTTGCCATCATCGTTGATCAAGTATGATCAGTGGATAGTAGTTGCTTTAAGTCAGGCCAGATATAATCTTGCCGCTATCGATTTGAATACGAAGTCAAAGATGGATTTGATTGCAGTCGGACGTGGACCAGGGGAAATGTTATCGGGGGGGAATCTGCATTTGAATGGGACCGAGGCTGTGCTGACAGAGTCCAACGACCTGACGACGGTTTCTTTGGATATGGCAGAATTCGAGGTCGGAACAATCCCTCAGATAGACACCGTCGGGGTTTTTAAAACCGTGAAGAATGCCTATTATCTTATTCGGCAGGTGAATGGTGGATTTGTCTCTCCGGTTCCGTTTTATAACACGTTTGGCGGTGATGCCTGGTATTCCTTGTGGGACGTGGATGGCTATGTTGGTAATTCGATTCCGAGACCGAGGGTCCCCGGTTTCGAGAAAGCGTCTCCGTCCACTATTGCCTCTTTCTATGGCTCCGACTTGATAGCGGTTCATCCGGACAAGGACCGCGTATGCGTCTCTCTTGTTGGAATGGCTGCCGTTTCTTTCTCGCGGGTGATCGATCGTGAATTAAAAGAGATCAAACGTTTAGAGTATAATGAACCGCTGTTGGATTTCGATGGTGAAGAAGCGTTTATTCCTATGCGGGACGACAGAACCTGTTTCACTGGAATCACGTCAGATAGGGAGTATGTTTATTTGTTGTATTCTGGAAGAAAATGGACGATGGATCCAGACGAAATACCCAGCTATGAGGCGAACCATTTGGTTGTGTATGATTGGGACGGTAATTATGTGGCGCGGTTTTATTTGTCCCGGAATGTTTTGGGTATTTTTGTAGATGAGGGTAAGCTATACTGCCTGTCGCAGTTTCCGTCTAATAAGCTTTTCATTTATTCGGTACCTGAATTGTCCTAA
- a CDS encoding anthranilate synthase component 1 → MSTYRYSVASRPLPGDLHTPVSAYLRLRDASTRSILMESSDYHTRRDARSFIGLEPLAEVGVAHGTGFCHFPDGTAREYAIDGSYPCERLVREFLDAFELDRKVVGLWGYTSFNAVRYFEDIPVKDETRAENDAPDLLYILFRYVLEFDHFRNRLTLHELIPEGAEAQSDRIERLLARPAANLYDFRPVGEVSSPLTDAQHMDNVRRGIAHCLRGNVFQVVLSRRFVQRYEGDDFQLYRALRSINPSPYLFYMDFGGFRLMGSSPETHCRIEDGRAFIDPIAGTTRRTGDEAADARGAEFLRNDPKENAEHVMLVDLARNDLSRNCHGVAVEFYKELQYYSHVIHLVSRVGGTLEAGVDPVKAFIDTFPAGTLSGAPKVRAMQIISELEPHNRGAYGGCVGSIGFDGSLNQAITIRSFVSRGGELWFQAGGGIVADSKPEYELQEVNNKLGALRTAIELASQL, encoded by the coding sequence ATGAGCACCTACCGCTACTCCGTGGCCAGCCGGCCCCTGCCCGGCGACCTCCACACCCCCGTGTCGGCCTACCTGCGCCTGCGGGACGCCTCCACCCGGTCCATCCTGATGGAGAGCAGCGACTACCACACGCGCCGCGACGCGCGTTCCTTCATCGGCCTGGAGCCGCTCGCCGAGGTGGGCGTCGCGCACGGCACGGGCTTCTGCCATTTCCCGGACGGGACGGCACGTGAGTACGCGATCGACGGCAGCTACCCCTGCGAGCGCCTCGTGCGCGAATTCCTGGACGCCTTCGAGCTGGACCGCAAGGTCGTGGGCCTGTGGGGATACACCTCCTTCAACGCCGTCCGCTATTTCGAGGACATCCCCGTCAAGGACGAGACGCGCGCGGAGAACGACGCTCCGGATCTGCTCTACATCCTGTTCCGCTACGTGCTCGAATTCGACCATTTCCGCAACCGCCTGACCCTGCACGAGCTCATCCCGGAAGGCGCCGAGGCGCAGTCCGACCGCATCGAGCGGCTGCTCGCCCGGCCGGCCGCCAACCTCTATGATTTCCGCCCCGTGGGCGAAGTCAGCTCCCCGCTCACCGACGCGCAGCACATGGACAACGTCCGCCGCGGCATCGCGCACTGCCTGCGCGGCAACGTATTCCAGGTCGTGCTTTCGCGCCGCTTCGTGCAGCGCTACGAGGGCGACGACTTCCAGCTCTACCGCGCCCTGCGCAGCATCAATCCTTCGCCGTACCTGTTCTACATGGACTTCGGCGGCTTCCGCCTGATGGGCTCCTCGCCCGAGACGCACTGCCGCATCGAGGACGGGCGCGCCTTCATCGACCCGATTGCCGGGACCACCCGGCGCACGGGCGACGAAGCGGCCGACGCCCGCGGCGCGGAGTTCCTCCGCAACGACCCCAAGGAGAACGCCGAGCACGTGATGCTGGTGGACCTGGCCCGCAACGACCTCTCCCGCAACTGCCATGGCGTTGCGGTGGAATTCTACAAGGAGCTCCAGTACTACTCCCACGTCATCCACCTCGTCAGCCGCGTGGGCGGCACGCTGGAGGCCGGTGTCGATCCCGTCAAGGCGTTCATCGACACCTTCCCGGCCGGAACGCTCTCCGGCGCGCCCAAGGTCCGCGCCATGCAGATCATCTCGGAGCTCGAGCCGCACAACCGCGGCGCCTACGGCGGCTGCGTGGGCAGCATCGGTTTCGACGGCTCGCTCAACCAGGCCATCACCATCCGCTCGTTCGTCAGCCGCGGCGGAGAACTGTGGTTCCAGGCTGGCGGCGGCATCGTCGCCGACAGCAAGCCGGAATACGAACTCCAGGAAGTCAACAACAAACTGGGCGCGTTGCGTACTGCCATCGAACTCGCCTCCCAACTCTAG
- a CDS encoding anthranilate synthase, component II, giving the protein MRIVIIDNYDSFTYNLAHLVRELGGEVTVLRNDRFGLEELEAYDKILLSPGPGIPSEAGLMPEVIRRYAGRKPILGICLGEQGIGEAFGGTLVNLSSVFHGVQTPCRRTADDYLLAGLPDEFPVGRYHSWVVDAATLPACLECTAVSPEGQVMALRHRELDIRGLQFHPESVLTPDGATIIANWLNH; this is encoded by the coding sequence ATGCGCATCGTCATCATCGACAACTACGATTCCTTCACCTACAACCTCGCCCACCTGGTCAGGGAACTGGGCGGCGAGGTCACCGTGCTGCGCAACGACCGCTTCGGGCTCGAGGAGCTCGAGGCCTACGACAAGATCCTCCTCTCGCCGGGCCCCGGCATCCCGTCCGAGGCCGGCCTGATGCCGGAAGTCATCCGCCGCTACGCCGGCCGCAAGCCCATCCTGGGCATCTGCCTGGGCGAGCAGGGCATCGGCGAGGCCTTCGGCGGCACGCTCGTCAACCTGTCGAGCGTCTTCCACGGCGTGCAGACGCCCTGCCGCCGCACGGCCGACGACTACCTCCTCGCGGGCCTGCCGGACGAATTCCCCGTGGGGCGCTACCACTCCTGGGTGGTGGACGCCGCCACGCTGCCGGCCTGCCTCGAATGCACGGCCGTGAGCCCGGAAGGGCAGGTCATGGCCCTGCGCCACCGCGAGCTGGACATCCGCGGCCTGCAGTTCCATCCCGAGAGCGTCCTCACGCCCGACGGCGCGACAATCATCGCCAATTGGTTGAATCATTAA